The following proteins come from a genomic window of Halomarina ordinaria:
- a CDS encoding SDR family NAD(P)-dependent oxidoreductase: MATEVYDRLEGQVALVTGATRGIGRAVAAALADRGATVYAGARNTRDVDVPDTIPVRLDVTNETTVEDAVERIQRTEGRLDVLVNNAGVEGPEAPLHRVGTDSIDATLDTNLRGPVLVTKHALPILLDRKGGRVVNVSSGMGALGEGMSGGYGPYRVSKAGLNGLTTYLHGEYGSDGLLANAVCPGWVRTDLGGSDAPRSVEEGADTVVWLARFKPGSESGRFWRDREVIDW; this comes from the coding sequence ATGGCCACCGAGGTGTACGACCGGCTCGAGGGACAGGTCGCGCTCGTGACGGGAGCGACGCGGGGAATCGGGCGAGCGGTCGCGGCGGCGCTCGCCGACCGCGGCGCGACGGTGTACGCCGGGGCGCGCAACACGCGGGACGTCGACGTCCCCGACACGATTCCGGTCCGTCTCGACGTCACCAACGAGACGACGGTCGAGGACGCCGTCGAACGCATCCAGCGCACCGAGGGGCGTCTCGACGTCCTCGTGAACAACGCGGGCGTCGAGGGACCGGAGGCGCCGCTGCACCGCGTCGGCACCGACAGCATCGACGCCACGCTCGACACGAACCTCCGCGGACCGGTGCTCGTGACGAAACACGCCCTCCCGATTCTGCTCGACCGGAAGGGGGGCCGGGTCGTCAACGTCTCCTCGGGGATGGGCGCGCTCGGCGAGGGGATGAGCGGCGGGTACGGCCCCTACCGAGTCTCGAAGGCCGGCCTGAACGGCCTCACGACGTACCTCCACGGCGAGTACGGCAGCGACGGTCTCCTCGCGAACGCGGTCTGTCCGGGCTGGGTCCGGACGGACCTCGGCGGGTCGGACGCCCCCCGGTCCGTCGAGGAGGGCGCCGACACCGTCGTCTGGCTGGCCCGCTTCAAGCCCGGGAGCGAGAGCGGGCGGTTCTGGCGCGACCGC
- a CDS encoding NUDIX hydrolase, whose product MSADDADAGGTPASEHANARQDVIAVDADDNEQGLVNRLEAHTGDGVRHRAFTALVFDAEGRILLAQRAADKRLWDTHWDGTVASHPEQDQSQEDATRQRLEEELGITPDQYDDLRVTDKFEYKRYYLNEGLEHEVCAVLKLTLDDVSMDPDPEEVGGLLWVDYEHLYEHPRLYRQLRLCPWFEIAMRRDLG is encoded by the coding sequence ATGAGCGCAGACGACGCGGACGCCGGCGGCACGCCGGCGTCGGAGCACGCGAACGCGCGACAGGACGTCATCGCGGTCGACGCCGACGACAACGAACAGGGTCTCGTCAATCGCCTCGAGGCGCACACCGGCGACGGCGTCCGACACCGGGCGTTCACCGCCCTCGTCTTCGACGCCGAGGGACGCATCCTCCTCGCCCAGCGCGCCGCCGACAAGCGCCTGTGGGACACCCACTGGGACGGGACGGTCGCCTCCCACCCCGAGCAGGACCAGAGCCAGGAGGACGCCACCCGCCAGCGACTGGAGGAGGAACTCGGCATCACGCCCGACCAGTACGACGACCTGCGGGTGACGGACAAGTTCGAGTACAAGCGCTACTACCTCAACGAGGGCCTCGAACACGAGGTCTGTGCGGTGCTGAAGCTCACGCTCGACGACGTCTCGATGGACCCGGACCCCGAGGAGGTCGGCGGTCTGCTGTGGGTCGACTACGAGCACCTCTACGAACACCCGCGGCTCTACCGACAGCTCCGCCTCTGTCCCTGGTTCGAGATAGCGATGCGCCGCGACCTCGGGTAA
- a CDS encoding diacylglycerol/lipid kinase family protein: MRHDDGPPATDQRTLVLNPVSGDGSHTDHVRELADAHGFDVRETERSGDAIELARTAAEEGADLVAACGGDGTLNEAVRGLWNADALPDTAFAVVPGGTGNNFAGNVGVEGLDHAFDLVETGEWRTVDLGLVRVDGGDPVPFLNSCVGGLTANASASTSSEQKDRFGVLAYVFNALQEMTAFDGLTLDITPVGGGEHWRGDAACVLVGNGRRFPAEGGTQANMEDGHLDVTVVEDYQTVDLAGEAAVHRLFGRETENITRLQATALDVTVREADPVTFSLDGELATAADLHVECRAGVLRLPVGEAYDPAPE; the protein is encoded by the coding sequence ATGCGCCACGACGACGGCCCCCCTGCGACCGACCAGCGTACCCTCGTGCTCAACCCGGTCAGCGGCGACGGGAGCCACACGGACCACGTCCGCGAACTGGCCGACGCTCACGGGTTCGACGTCCGCGAGACCGAGCGCTCCGGCGACGCCATCGAACTGGCGCGGACGGCCGCCGAGGAGGGTGCCGACCTCGTCGCCGCCTGCGGGGGGGACGGGACGCTCAACGAGGCCGTCCGAGGCCTGTGGAACGCGGACGCGCTCCCCGACACCGCCTTCGCCGTCGTCCCCGGTGGAACGGGCAACAACTTCGCCGGGAACGTCGGCGTCGAGGGCCTCGACCACGCGTTCGACCTCGTCGAGACGGGCGAGTGGCGCACCGTCGACCTCGGCCTCGTGCGCGTCGACGGGGGCGACCCCGTACCCTTCCTCAACTCCTGTGTCGGCGGGCTCACGGCGAACGCGAGCGCGAGCACGTCCTCCGAGCAGAAAGACCGCTTCGGCGTCCTCGCGTACGTCTTCAACGCGCTCCAGGAGATGACGGCCTTCGACGGCCTCACGCTCGACATCACGCCGGTCGGCGGCGGCGAGCACTGGCGCGGCGACGCCGCCTGCGTCCTCGTGGGGAACGGCCGACGGTTCCCGGCGGAGGGCGGCACCCAGGCGAACATGGAGGACGGTCACCTCGACGTGACCGTCGTCGAGGACTACCAGACGGTGGACCTCGCCGGCGAGGCCGCCGTCCACCGGCTGTTCGGCCGCGAGACCGAGAACATCACACGTCTCCAGGCGACCGCGCTCGACGTGACCGTCCGCGAGGCCGACCCGGTGACGTTCAGCCTCGACGGCGAACTCGCCACCGCCGCCGACCTCCACGTCGAGTGTCGCGCGGGCGTCCTCCGCCTCCCCGTCGGTGAGGCGTACGACCCCGCGCCGGAGTGA
- a CDS encoding PHP-associated domain-containing protein, translated as MFALDLHTHTRFFHGFTARATPFDPVGSRLLDYCARWRGLDGVAFTNHDYYEPLPTGDTVSIPGIEVTTTRGHVLVVGPDPPRFSRPERLSPEAVVEMAHDRDCAAIIAHPYRNSTVRDVDAPFDAIEVNGKHPRTESWVRRLADEHGLPLVGGSDAHYPVEVGRAYTRVDAHELTPRAIVTAIREGRVEPRVGNRLPDRLIRGFYHRIHQQKRHLQRPDWADEGATPGVGRPPGEDD; from the coding sequence GTGTTCGCGCTCGATTTGCACACGCACACTCGCTTCTTCCACGGGTTCACCGCCCGAGCGACGCCCTTCGACCCCGTCGGGTCGCGCCTGCTCGACTACTGCGCGCGCTGGCGAGGGCTCGACGGCGTCGCCTTCACCAACCACGACTACTACGAACCGCTCCCGACCGGCGACACGGTCTCCATCCCGGGCATCGAGGTGACGACGACGCGAGGACACGTCCTCGTCGTCGGCCCCGACCCGCCGCGCTTCTCCCGGCCGGAACGCCTCTCTCCGGAAGCGGTCGTCGAGATGGCCCACGACCGCGACTGCGCGGCCATCATCGCCCACCCCTACCGGAACAGCACGGTCCGGGACGTCGACGCCCCCTTCGACGCCATCGAGGTCAACGGGAAGCACCCGCGCACGGAGTCCTGGGTGCGACGGCTCGCGGACGAACACGGCCTCCCGCTGGTCGGCGGGAGCGACGCCCACTACCCGGTCGAGGTGGGTCGCGCCTACACGCGCGTGGACGCACACGAACTCACGCCGAGGGCCATCGTCACGGCCATCCGCGAGGGACGAGTCGAACCGCGCGTCGGCAACCGACTCCCGGACCGCCTCATCCGCGGGTTCTACCACCGAATCCACCAGCAGAAACGCCACCTCCAGCGCCCCGACTGGGCCGACGAGGGGGCGACGCCGGGCGTCGGGCGCCCGCCGGGCGAGGACGACTGA
- a CDS encoding diacylglycerol/lipid kinase family protein produces MAPTRGTADRRVGEGSRVLVLNRASGVAAAGTARALGVERGFVVREADGDAVVETARAAAEAGATLVVAGGGDGTVSSVVRGIAAADALDEVVLGVVPCGTGNNFAANVGVRNVTHAFEVVRSGEERRIDLGRVHVTDADVTDERPFLNSCVAGLTADASERTSAALKRRYGPFAYVATALGAAPTYESLPLRVEGPNGDAWRGDALCVFVGNARGLPRGGRLRLTQANVEDGLFEVALVSAAPALELAGDELLRRLFREGTANIELRSLAAVSVRSEEGPVRFSLDGEMVSANRLDAETVPRALRVRVGPGYVPTPR; encoded by the coding sequence ATGGCACCGACGCGGGGGACGGCCGACCGTCGGGTCGGGGAGGGCAGTCGCGTCCTCGTCCTCAACCGGGCGAGCGGCGTCGCGGCCGCCGGCACGGCCCGCGCGCTGGGCGTAGAACGGGGGTTCGTCGTCCGCGAGGCGGACGGCGACGCCGTCGTCGAGACCGCCCGGGCGGCCGCCGAGGCCGGCGCGACGCTCGTCGTCGCCGGCGGCGGCGACGGCACGGTGAGCAGCGTCGTCCGGGGCATCGCCGCCGCCGACGCTCTCGACGAGGTGGTCCTCGGCGTCGTCCCCTGCGGGACGGGCAACAACTTCGCGGCCAACGTCGGTGTCAGGAACGTCACCCACGCCTTCGAGGTCGTCCGCTCGGGCGAGGAGCGGCGAATCGACCTCGGCCGCGTCCACGTCACCGACGCCGACGTCACCGACGAGCGCCCGTTCCTCAACTCCTGCGTCGCGGGGCTGACCGCCGACGCGAGCGAGCGGACGTCGGCGGCGCTGAAGCGGCGCTACGGGCCGTTCGCCTACGTCGCGACGGCGCTCGGCGCGGCGCCGACCTACGAGTCGCTCCCCCTGCGAGTCGAGGGGCCGAACGGCGACGCCTGGCGCGGCGACGCGCTCTGCGTCTTCGTCGGAAACGCCCGCGGTCTCCCCCGCGGGGGACGACTCCGACTGACGCAGGCGAACGTCGAGGACGGCCTGTTCGAGGTCGCGCTGGTGAGCGCCGCGCCGGCGCTCGAACTCGCCGGCGATGAACTGCTCCGGCGACTGTTCCGGGAGGGGACGGCCAACATCGAACTGCGCTCGCTCGCGGCCGTGAGCGTGCGCTCGGAGGAGGGGCCGGTGCGGTTCAGCCTCGACGGGGAGATGGTGAGCGCGAACCGCCTCGACGCCGAGACGGTCCCCCGGGCGCTCCGCGTCCGCGTCGGTCCGGGCTACGTGCCGACGCCGCGATAG
- a CDS encoding Lrp/AsnC family transcriptional regulator, whose protein sequence is MDNLDRRILDILRRDARTPYTEIAAEVGTSEGTVRNRVDRLVSDGVIERFTVATRTGNVKAMIEVGVDVSVDTSEVSRRMAEWQDVDFVWQVSGEEDLVLIVDAADTRGINDLITRAREQGEVVSTKTRLILDEKLG, encoded by the coding sequence ATGGACAACCTCGACCGGCGCATCCTCGACATCCTCCGGCGAGACGCCCGGACGCCGTACACGGAGATCGCGGCGGAGGTCGGTACGAGCGAGGGGACGGTCCGCAACCGGGTCGACCGCCTCGTCAGCGACGGGGTCATCGAGCGCTTCACCGTCGCCACGCGGACGGGGAACGTCAAGGCGATGATCGAGGTCGGCGTCGACGTGAGCGTCGACACGAGCGAGGTGAGCCGACGGATGGCCGAGTGGCAGGACGTCGACTTCGTCTGGCAGGTCTCGGGCGAGGAGGACCTGGTGCTCATCGTCGACGCGGCCGACACCCGCGGCATCAACGACCTCATCACCCGGGCGCGCGAGCAGGGCGAGGTCGTCAGCACGAAGACGCGACTCATCCTCGACGAGAAACTCGGGTGA
- the carA gene encoding glutamine-hydrolyzing carbamoyl-phosphate synthase small subunit produces MDAYVALEGGRVVEARARAPGRTRGELVFTTAYTGYEESLTDPSYEEQVLTFSYPLVGNYGVRDERLESERVHPRAVVARELTDDVAEWLASEDVPAVDHLDTRDLVTSIREEGAMKCGIAAGEDVTPEDALAELAECKGMSEHVDIGKQVSVDAPTVYNADGAGADVALVDCGAKGSIVESLVERDATVHRLPYDATPADIEAVDPDLLFISNGPGDPKNFQAAQSLVTEFAGEIPLAGICLGQQVIADALGGETEKMAFGHRGVNQPVRDLRSGQVVMTTQNHGYTVADPGPLSVTQVNVNDDTPEGLESEDLGVITRQYHPEANPGPHDTLGFFDDVLAMTDVGARAPVVAD; encoded by the coding sequence ATGGACGCCTACGTTGCACTCGAGGGCGGGCGCGTTGTCGAAGCGCGTGCTCGTGCCCCGGGTCGGACACGTGGAGAACTGGTGTTCACGACCGCCTATACGGGCTACGAAGAGAGCCTCACGGACCCCTCCTACGAGGAGCAGGTCCTCACCTTCTCGTACCCCCTCGTCGGCAACTACGGCGTCCGAGACGAACGCCTCGAGTCCGAGCGCGTCCACCCGCGCGCCGTCGTCGCCCGCGAACTCACCGACGACGTCGCCGAGTGGCTCGCGAGCGAGGACGTCCCCGCCGTCGACCACCTCGACACCCGCGACCTCGTCACCAGCATCCGCGAGGAGGGCGCGATGAAGTGCGGCATCGCCGCCGGCGAGGACGTCACCCCCGAGGACGCGCTCGCGGAACTCGCCGAGTGCAAGGGGATGAGCGAGCACGTCGACATCGGCAAACAGGTGTCCGTGGACGCGCCGACCGTCTACAACGCGGACGGGGCGGGGGCGGACGTGGCGCTGGTCGACTGCGGCGCGAAGGGCTCCATCGTGGAGTCGCTCGTCGAGCGCGACGCGACCGTCCACCGCCTCCCCTACGACGCGACGCCCGCCGACATCGAGGCGGTCGACCCCGACCTGCTGTTCATCTCGAACGGTCCCGGCGACCCGAAGAACTTCCAGGCGGCCCAGTCGCTCGTCACCGAGTTCGCGGGCGAGATACCGCTCGCTGGCATCTGCCTCGGCCAGCAGGTCATCGCCGACGCCCTCGGCGGCGAGACGGAGAAGATGGCCTTCGGCCACCGCGGCGTCAACCAGCCGGTCCGCGACCTGCGCTCCGGACAGGTCGTCATGACGACGCAGAACCACGGCTACACCGTCGCCGACCCCGGCCCGCTCTCGGTGACGCAGGTGAACGTCAACGACGACACGCCCGAGGGACTCGAGAGCGAGGACCTCGGCGTCATCACCCGCCAGTACCACCCCGAGGCCAACCCCGGCCCGCACGACACGCTCGGCTTCTTCGACGACGTGCTGGCGATGACCGACGTCGGCGCGCGCGCGCCCGTCGTCGCCGACTGA
- a CDS encoding RDD family protein produces MEHALHLFGVVHLDRRSKVAAEVTSALDRTDADALFVEFPERLAPRTFARALVRAPAATLGYLLVSLVVVPLYLLFARTYGPTEFAIATDLDRSVPVHHVDRSLLAYGADAGLAASAANWLLVLATGALTPVSAASVTVALLLATALVAFVARRSRPLAAVVGTAALAGGVALATLVPLPTPVWFLLATVLAFEVLTVRTLGARNRHMLGRVEALSAAAGYESSVLLTGRAHLPGMLRLAVGPASELDVRWVHRSRWLRSGTVRRDPEPPARANRLGRLGDVLGRGGVTTHPADDPPGLPASLRRRAAASVLDLVGLPVVAFVAGVGLGVVGAALPVEGATGVGVEAGLLLGGLGYFPLFEWYRGQTPGKVLLGIAVSDADGTPPALWRVLVRNALRPVDFLVCYALGALVAGVTSERQRVGDLLAGTVVRETVSGD; encoded by the coding sequence ATGGAACACGCCCTCCACCTCTTCGGGGTCGTCCACCTCGACCGGCGGTCGAAGGTCGCGGCGGAGGTGACGTCGGCGCTCGACCGGACGGACGCCGACGCGCTGTTCGTCGAGTTCCCGGAGCGACTCGCCCCGCGGACGTTCGCCCGCGCGCTGGTCCGCGCGCCGGCCGCCACGCTCGGCTACCTGCTCGTCTCGCTCGTCGTGGTCCCGCTCTACCTGCTGTTCGCGCGGACCTACGGGCCGACCGAGTTCGCGATCGCGACCGACCTCGACCGTTCAGTCCCGGTCCACCACGTCGACCGGAGCCTGCTCGCGTACGGCGCGGACGCCGGCCTCGCGGCGAGCGCGGCGAACTGGCTCCTCGTCCTCGCGACGGGAGCGCTGACCCCGGTGAGCGCGGCGAGCGTGACGGTCGCGCTGCTCCTCGCCACGGCGCTCGTCGCGTTCGTCGCGCGGCGCTCGCGGCCGCTCGCCGCCGTCGTCGGCACGGCCGCGCTCGCCGGCGGGGTCGCGCTGGCCACGCTGGTTCCGCTCCCGACACCGGTCTGGTTCCTCCTGGCGACGGTCCTCGCCTTCGAGGTGCTCACGGTGCGCACGCTCGGCGCGCGGAACCGCCATATGCTCGGGCGCGTCGAGGCGCTCTCGGCGGCGGCGGGCTACGAGTCGTCGGTACTCCTGACCGGCCGGGCGCACCTCCCGGGGATGCTTCGCCTCGCGGTCGGTCCCGCGTCGGAACTCGACGTCCGCTGGGTCCACCGCTCGCGGTGGCTTCGCTCGGGAACCGTACGGCGCGACCCCGAGCCACCGGCGCGCGCGAACCGGCTGGGACGACTCGGAGACGTCCTCGGTCGCGGCGGCGTGACGACCCACCCCGCGGACGACCCACCCGGCCTCCCCGCCTCGCTCCGCCGGCGGGCGGCGGCGAGCGTCCTCGACCTCGTCGGACTGCCGGTGGTCGCGTTCGTCGCGGGCGTCGGCCTCGGCGTCGTCGGGGCCGCGCTCCCCGTCGAGGGAGCGACGGGAGTCGGCGTCGAGGCCGGCCTCCTGCTGGGCGGGCTGGGGTACTTCCCGCTGTTCGAGTGGTATCGCGGGCAGACGCCCGGGAAGGTCCTCCTCGGAATCGCCGTGAGCGACGCCGACGGGACGCCGCCGGCGCTCTGGCGGGTCCTCGTCAGGAACGCCCTCCGGCCGGTCGACTTCCTCGTCTGCTACGCCCTCGGCGCGCTGGTCGCGGGCGTCACGAGCGAGCGACAGCGGGTGGGCGACCTGCTCGCGGGGACGGTCGTCAGAGAAACGGTGAGTGGGGACTGA
- a CDS encoding SDR family oxidoreductase yields MSDETVLVAGASGRTGRDVVDALLDAGVEVRAHTRSPEEVETLELQGASEVVVGDLLDFADARAAVRGVDTVVCAVGTTLGLGALRGPLVDGKGVINLVDAATDEGVERFVLVSAIGVGDSREGMPRPFRAFLDLFGIVSAKERAEAHLRRSGLTYTVLRPGGLTDAPATGDVLVGEGGDTVSGTVPRADVARLALAALFTPESENRTFEVVSRAGRRGDVTGVVEVPWETPDPVANR; encoded by the coding sequence ATGAGCGACGAGACCGTACTGGTGGCGGGCGCGAGCGGGCGGACCGGACGCGACGTCGTCGACGCGCTGCTCGACGCGGGCGTCGAGGTGCGAGCACACACGCGCTCGCCAGAGGAGGTGGAGACGCTGGAACTCCAGGGTGCGTCGGAGGTGGTCGTCGGCGACCTCCTCGACTTCGCGGACGCGCGGGCGGCCGTCAGGGGGGTCGACACCGTCGTCTGCGCCGTCGGGACGACCCTCGGCCTCGGTGCGCTCCGGGGCCCGCTCGTCGACGGCAAGGGCGTCATCAACCTCGTCGACGCGGCGACCGACGAGGGCGTCGAGCGCTTCGTCCTCGTCTCCGCCATCGGCGTCGGCGACTCCCGCGAGGGGATGCCGAGACCCTTCCGGGCGTTCCTCGACCTCTTCGGCATCGTCAGCGCGAAGGAACGGGCGGAGGCCCACCTCCGGCGCTCGGGACTCACCTACACCGTCCTCCGCCCCGGCGGGTTGACCGACGCCCCGGCGACGGGCGACGTGCTGGTGGGGGAGGGCGGAGACACCGTCTCGGGGACGGTTCCCCGGGCCGACGTCGCCCGCCTCGCCCTCGCCGCGCTGTTCACCCCCGAGAGCGAGAACCGCACCTTCGAGGTCGTGAGCCGGGCCGGTCGACGCGGCGACGTGACGGGCGTCGTCGAGGTGCCGTGGGAGACGCCGGACCCCGTCGCGAACCGCTAG
- a CDS encoding HD domain-containing protein, which produces MDHDTVDRAFPELAAIEDEHLREGVREAWTRAMADTGVEDLGAVPWFPPVQRRLDLPDATLVDHVRDVTAGALALAEALVERGYDLSLDTVLAGALVHDVSKLYEFDGMADTEIERLLGHPHYGVAVVDRAGLPVEMAHIVLSHTSRTTVDPATLAASVVKLADEAAAAALRLRAVDDLRDA; this is translated from the coding sequence ATGGACCACGACACCGTCGACCGCGCGTTCCCCGAGCTGGCCGCCATCGAAGACGAGCACCTCCGGGAGGGCGTCCGTGAGGCCTGGACGCGGGCGATGGCCGACACGGGTGTCGAGGACCTCGGGGCCGTCCCGTGGTTCCCGCCGGTCCAGCGCCGACTCGACCTGCCCGACGCCACCCTCGTCGACCACGTCAGGGACGTGACGGCGGGGGCGCTCGCGCTCGCGGAGGCGCTCGTCGAGCGCGGGTACGACCTCTCGCTCGACACGGTGCTCGCCGGCGCGCTCGTCCACGACGTCTCGAAACTCTACGAGTTCGACGGGATGGCCGACACGGAGATAGAGCGCCTACTCGGTCACCCGCACTACGGCGTCGCCGTGGTCGACCGCGCCGGCCTCCCGGTCGAGATGGCTCACATCGTGCTCTCGCACACCTCGCGGACGACGGTCGACCCCGCCACGCTCGCCGCGAGCGTCGTCAAACTGGCCGACGAGGCGGCCGCCGCCGCGCTCCGCCTGCGGGCGGTCGACGACCTGCGCGACGCCTAG
- a CDS encoding endonuclease/exonuclease/phosphatase family protein, with translation MPTQLTRRGFLAATGGSLAAYGAVGQATGTPSDRVRFAAFNIENLTTDQVQEPGDEQAAAAARVVQEARPDVLALNEVVNNVQKGERTDRTNARAFVEEYLTDPQAPGLSGIDYEYVYVPESNTGVHSGYDLDNNGETVDDPGSQAYGDDAFGFGLFPGQYALALVSRYPIEESAVRSFREFRWTDMPDNFAVRDDDESDFYLNDEEAEVFRLSSKTHVDVPVDVGGRTVHSLLAHPTPPGFDGPENFNGRRCHDEVRLFADYVAGAEYLYDDDGVQGGLADDASYVLMGDMNASPGQKETYDAATKFLLDNDDFEARRLPTSPGGARRGNPQATFDSVDQIDYVLPSPDLGLRGSKVVWPATDCAKRGLGAAVATASDHRLVWADVDTGR, from the coding sequence ATGCCAACGCAACTCACGCGACGCGGGTTCCTCGCGGCGACGGGCGGGTCGCTCGCGGCGTACGGTGCGGTCGGACAGGCGACTGGAACGCCGTCCGACCGCGTCCGGTTCGCGGCGTTCAACATCGAGAACCTGACCACCGACCAGGTCCAGGAACCGGGAGACGAACAGGCGGCGGCCGCCGCCCGGGTCGTCCAGGAGGCGCGTCCGGACGTCCTCGCGCTCAACGAGGTCGTCAACAACGTACAGAAGGGTGAACGGACCGACCGGACGAACGCGCGAGCGTTCGTCGAGGAGTACCTGACCGACCCGCAGGCGCCGGGCCTCTCGGGCATCGACTACGAGTACGTCTACGTGCCGGAGAGCAACACCGGCGTCCACAGCGGCTACGACCTCGACAACAACGGCGAGACGGTCGACGACCCCGGCAGCCAGGCCTACGGCGACGACGCCTTCGGCTTCGGACTGTTCCCGGGCCAGTACGCCCTCGCGCTGGTCAGTCGCTACCCCATCGAGGAGTCGGCGGTGCGTTCGTTCCGGGAGTTCCGCTGGACCGACATGCCCGACAACTTCGCCGTCCGCGACGACGACGAGTCCGACTTCTACCTGAACGACGAGGAGGCCGAGGTGTTCCGCCTCTCCTCGAAGACGCACGTCGACGTCCCTGTCGACGTCGGCGGGCGGACGGTCCACTCGCTGCTCGCCCACCCGACACCGCCGGGGTTCGACGGCCCGGAGAACTTCAACGGGAGGCGCTGTCACGACGAGGTCCGCCTGTTCGCCGACTACGTCGCCGGTGCGGAGTACCTCTACGACGACGACGGCGTGCAGGGCGGTCTCGCGGACGACGCCTCGTACGTCCTCATGGGCGACATGAACGCCTCGCCCGGACAGAAGGAGACGTACGACGCCGCGACGAAGTTCCTCCTCGACAACGACGACTTCGAGGCGCGCCGGCTCCCGACGAGTCCCGGCGGTGCGCGGCGGGGGAACCCGCAGGCGACGTTCGACTCGGTCGACCAGATCGACTACGTGCTCCCCTCGCCCGACCTCGGCCTCCGGGGGTCGAAGGTCGTCTGGCCGGCGACCGACTGCGCGAAGCGAGGGCTCGGCGCGGCCGTCGCGACGGCTTCCGACCACCGACTCGTCTGGGCGGACGTCGACACCGGACGCTGA
- a CDS encoding PadR family transcriptional regulator: MTLFELTGFQRDLLYVIAGEGRPSGQQIKDRIETDTGTEVTHGRLYPNLDTLVNNDYVEKGQIDRRTNYYTLSEKGRDAIGSRRQWEDSYLPEEL, from the coding sequence ATGACGCTCTTCGAGCTAACAGGATTCCAGCGCGACCTGCTGTACGTCATCGCAGGCGAAGGACGGCCGTCTGGACAGCAGATCAAGGACCGAATCGAGACCGACACGGGGACGGAAGTCACCCACGGGCGACTCTACCCGAACCTCGACACGCTCGTCAACAACGACTACGTCGAGAAAGGCCAGATCGACCGTCGGACGAACTACTACACCCTCTCGGAGAAGGGACGCGACGCCATCGGCTCGCGTCGACAGTGGGAGGACTCGTACCTCCCGGAGGAGCTCTGA
- a CDS encoding HalOD1 output domain-containing protein, which produces MFDSTTSVVEAVAKELAVDPTSLPPLYETVDPDALDSLATTGITVRFTHAGCDVHIEDGIVTTETRAGSYTERGVSATD; this is translated from the coding sequence ATGTTCGACTCCACTACGTCCGTCGTCGAGGCGGTGGCCAAGGAGCTAGCGGTCGACCCTACTTCGCTCCCGCCGCTGTACGAGACCGTCGACCCGGACGCGCTCGACTCGCTCGCCACCACCGGTATCACGGTCAGGTTCACGCACGCCGGGTGCGACGTCCACATCGAGGACGGTATCGTGACGACCGAGACCCGGGCGGGGAGCTACACCGAGCGGGGCGTCTCCGCGACCGATTGA